CCTGTCTGTCCTCTGCAGATCAACAGCAACGATGACAATGGCGTGCTGCAGGGGAACTGGGGCGAGGACTACTCCAACGGGGTCAGTCCTCTGGAGTGGAATGGCAGCGTGGCCATCCTACGGCAGTGGTCAGCCAGCGGTGGGCAGCCTGTGAAGTACGGACAGTGCTGGGTCTTCGCCTCTGTTATGTGCACCGGTGAGCGAAAGATCACTCACTTAGGGGTGTGATTAACTTCATTTTCAGAGAAGTTAACTGTGGCTCATAAAGGTTCAGTAGCTTGCCCATGGCCCCACACCTGGGGGTGGTGGGCACCCAGGCCCTGAGCCAGCACACCATACAGTCTCGAGGGATCCTGTGCATTTATGTGAGAGGGGGGTTGACCTGTGGCAATCACCTCACAGTATCCTTGATGGATCAGTCAGACTGTTAAAACTGTCATCTGGATAGAGGAGTTTGAGGTCCCAAAGTAGAAACAAAATGGCTCCTTTCTACCACCTGCTCAGGCATCTCAGCTCGAGGTGAGCCTGGCATGGGGGGGCAGGTGGAAGTAGATGGCATGAGATAGCTGACCTCACCCATAGGCAGAGCTAGCAGCCCCCAAATGCTTCACTGAGAGACCCTTGAGCAGTTATCGTTATAGACTTGCCACCTTGCTAACCACCCTTAAAGAACATCAATGTTTTATGCGGTATCAATTATTTACAATTCAGTGCAAAGTTGAGCAGATCATCTGTGAAGATGAGAGAAAGATGGAGAGTACTTGTCTCACCCTTGCAAGGCCAGAATCTCTTAGGCCTGTCCTGCTACATGATGGAGGTCgataaacatttgctgaactaACAGGGTGACTCAGTTGGAGAAAGGAGGAGCAGAGAATGGGGAGGACAGAGACAGGTGCCAAAGACAAGGGCAGAGACTTTTTGGAGAGGGGCAGCAGAGGCTGGCAGTTATATACAGGTGCTGCAGACACAGAGGAGGTTTAAATCTGAGTGTTTGAATCCAGTGACCTCACTTTGCTCAGGTGTGAAATGGGGCTAGGGCTACTCTGGCACTCAGTATTCTCAGTTGTTCCTTGGGCTGGGTAGATGTTATGGAGGAGGCCTGGGATGAGCAGGAGAAGGACGAGGTCCACCATCCTGCTCCATTTCCAAGCCTCTCCCGACTCCCAGGCGCTCGAGTTACAGGGCCACTGCGCACTGGGGGAGCTGCCCCTGCCAAGCTTCCTCTGGCCACTTCCAGCCCAGGTGTAGCTCCCACGCCTGCTAAGGATCTGTGACAAGCCCAGGAGCTGTACTGTGGGTGGACAGGTGACTGTAGACAGGAAGCCTTCTTGGGGGCTCTTCAGTGAACCAAAACAAAAGGATTGGTCACTCTCaatattccttttactttttgaAGCTGTGTAATCCTCCTGGCAGCCTCAGTAGGCACCATCTGCCCctcctgggagggagaggagtgGGATAAACCTCTCTGAACTCCTCACCATGCTGGCAGATGTCAGGACCCATGCCCCCTCAAGGTCACACCTGGCTCTTgctggctcttggcttgacttcATCCAGCTCTGGGcaggcaggggtgtgtgtgtgtatgtgttgggggtAATGTTTACACTGTGTGACTAGACTTGTGAAATCATAACTCAGCTTTTGAAAGCCTTTGTAGCAGTATCATGAGAAGCCACAAGAGAGAGCTGCTGCCTTATTAAAGATGGTTGCTGGCTCTGTGGTTTCCCCTCATCTCTGCTGACGGTTTCCACTGTCTCTAGAAGTCTATCTTGTCCCTCTATCcattctctaatttctttcatacCTCCCCCTACCTCTTGTCTTTAAGTAGAATTACAGATCCCAAATTTCAGAagtagggtgggaggagggtgatgaaataatctgtacaacaaccccccGTGACATGTGTTTACCTACGGAACAAACCTTCACGTGTACcctcaaacctaaaataaaagttaaaaaacatttcAGAACTAAAttttcagcctccctagtagctggaactacaggcacgtgccaccacacccagctaatttttttttttgtatttttagtagagacagggtttccccatgttggccaggctggtctcaaatccctgacctcgtgatccgcctcagcctcccaaagtgctgggattacaggcataagccactgcacctggccctctgtCTTTAACTTGGAAAGCTGCTGAGTGGAAAGACTCCTAAATGATAAGTTGGATTATTGTTAACTGTTGTTTTAAGCGACCCTCAAGTGATTCCTTTCTCCTTGTGGGATGTCGATCACTGATGGGGCAGCAGGGCTGTGGGACTGGGTGTGGAGCTCTAGGAATAAAGGAGTTACTGGTGTGGTTCCGTAAGCGTCTTGGCTTTCTCTCCTCCAGCTTGAAAGTTACAAATTATGCATGGAAAACCAATAATTCTGCCTGAAATGAACTCAGCGATTctctatatttttgtctttagtaaTGAGATGCTTAGGTGTTCCAACCCGTGTTGTTTCCAATTTCCGTTCCGCGCACAACGTGGATAGGAACTTGACCATCGATACATACTATGACCGAAATGCCGAGATGCTGTCAACTCAGAAACGAGACAAAATATGGTGAGAGGCACTGTCTTGAACAGCTctctgctctgtcccagggagggcAGAAAAACTTTGACCTGGTTCTCTCTGGCTCTTGAGGCAATATTGCAAGATTGCCCCCAGCATTGCTGCTAATGctcagagaagaggagaagaattCTCCAACCCAGAAGGCTGTTCTGGCTAATTAGGTCATCAAATTTAACTCATTTCAGAGATAGAAAACAACGGGATAACATTCTGAGGCCTCAACCAAATGACTAGCTGGGAGTCTTCTGAACACTGACCTCAAAAGTCTTtattcatcttcctcttccttctctgagTCTGTGTTTGTACCATTCTGTTTTCCCGGGAGTCAGACAGAGACTGGACTGGCTGCTTCTGTAGACCTCTTCTTGTCTCTCTTGACTTCTTCCTCTGCCTGCCCCACTCCCTgtctgcatgcatgtgtgtgtgtgtgtgtgtatctctgtgcATCCCTTTGTGTATCTCTGGTTTCTTTTCCTGGTTCCTTTGTTCTTCTCAGCTCTACCCCCAAATCTGgtttcctgtttttccttttccagccaGTTTTccagataagacttttttttttttttttttttttttttgagactgagtcttgctctgttgcccaggctggagtgcaatggtgtgacctcagctcactgcgacctccacctccctggttccagtgattctcctgcctcagcctcccacgtagatgggactacaggcatgtaccaccacacctgactaaattttgtatttttagtagagacagggtttcaccatgttggcctcaaactcttgacctcaggtaatccacttgcctcggcctcccaaagtgctgggattacaggcctgagccaccacacttggcctccaGGTAAGACTCTTTTGAGCTGTGTGAGAACTACCTGCTGTCCTAGAAGCCCCctccctctctgagcttcaatttccttgtctgtaaaatgaagatagcaTCTACTTCACAGGGTTGCTAGGGTGAAATGAGATCAATGCCAGTAAGGAGGGCTTTTCAGCCTGGGATCCACAGATAGACTCCTAGAGGTCTGAATTGTCTCTGATTCACGAAGCAGTGGTGTATCTGAGGATATGTAACTTAGGCACAGTTCTGTCTTTGAATGCATATCTTgagtctaatcatgaggaaacatcagacaagcCCAAAATGGGGGCGactctggttttaaaaaatagataaacaacATAAAGACTGTTTTcattaaaagcccagacttcaccactaggTAATATCTCCATGAAACAAAACTACATTTGTACCCCcttaaatttaccaaaaaaaaaaaaaaaaaaaaagagagagcgagcgagagaTTGTTTTCAAATCCCAGtgtaacaaagaaagaaaggtgaaGGAACTGTTCCAAGATCAAAGGAGACAACATGCTGCGTAGCTGAATGCAGTGTGTGATCCCCGATGGCATCGCGTACCGCGTGGGAAAAGAATGCTCTAAACAACATCATTAGGTCAACTGACAACATTAAAATATAGACAGTAAATTAGATAAAGGCATCATATCAATATCCAATGTGCTAGGGTTGATGAACTATACAAGAGTTATGTAAGAGAAGATCCctattcttaggaaatacacactgaagtGTATATGTGTAGGTATCTATTCCTGTCCACATTGAAAGAAAGCAAAtggggcaaaatgttaacaacagATGAATTAGGTAGATGGGTGTTCTTTGTactattgttttttgagacggagtctcgctctagcgcccaggctggagtgcagcggcgccatcttggctcactgcaagctccgcctcccgggtttacgccattctcctgcctcagcctcccgagtagctgggactacaggctcctgccaccatgcccggctaatgtttggtatttttagtagagacggggtttcaccgtgttagccaggatggtctcgatctcctgacctcgtgatccgcccgcctcggcttcccaaagtgctggtgtgtccggaattggtgggttcttggactcactgacttcaagaatgaagccgtggaccctcccggtgagtgttacagctcttaaggcagcatgtctggagttgttcgttcctcccggtgggctcgtggtctcgctggcttcaggagtgaagctgcacaccttcgcggtgagtgtcaCAACTCTTAAGGCAGCATGGACCCAAGGAGTGAGCAATAGCAAGATTTAtggcaaagagcaaaagaacaaagcttccacagtgtggaagaggaCCCGAGCAGGCTGCTACtactggctcgggcagcctgcttttattctcttatctggccccgcccacgtcctgctgattggtagagccccatggtctgttttgacagggcgctgattggtgcgtttacaatccctgagctagacataaaggttctccacctccccatcagatcagttagatacagagtatggacacaaaggttctccaaggccccaccagagcagctagatacagggtgttgattggtgcactcacaaaccctgagctagacacagggtgctgattgttgtgtttacaaaccttgagctagatacagagtgccgattggtgtatttacaatccctgagctagatagacataaaggttctccaaggccccaccagactcaggagcccagatggcttcacccagtggatcccacaccgggtctgcaggtggagctgcctgccagtcccgcgccatgcGCTGCACTCCTCAGCTCTTGGGTgatcgatgggactgggcgccatggagcagggggcggtgctcgtcagggaggctcgggctgcacaggagcccacggaggtgggggaaggctcaggcatggcgggctgcagtcccGAGGCCTGCCCTGctggaaggcagctaaggcccagcaaGAAATCGAGCagagcgccggtgggctggcactgctggggtaCGCAGTACAttctccgcagctgctggcccgggtgctaagtccttCATTGCCCGGGGCGGCAGGGCCTGCCGGCTGCTCtaagtgcggggcccgccaagcccacgcccacccggaactccagctggcccgcaagtgccACACGCAGCCGCGGTTCgtgctcgcgcctctccctccacacctccctgcaagctgagggagccggctccggtcttggccagcccagaaaggggctcccacagtgcagcggtgggctgaagggctcctcaagtgccgccaaagtgggcgccaaggccgaggaggcgtTGAGAGGGAGCGAGGGCtttgaggactgccagcatgctgtcacctctcactggggttacaggcgtgagtcactgcacccagcccgtaCTATTCTTGTGACTTTTAGTATGAAATTACTTcccaataaaaagtaagaaaaagaaacaatgataTAAATCACTCCGTATGGTGCCTGGTACCTGGCAAAACCTCAGCTAACGTGAGTCCTTGTCTCCTTACTCCCTCCTGCAGGAACTTCCATGTCTGGAATGAGTGCTGGATGATCCGGAAAGATCTCCCACCAGGATACAACGGGTGGCAGGTTCTGGACCCCACTCCCCAGCAGACCAGCAGTGGTGAGTGAGGACCACCGCCAAGAGGCTCTGGCTCTGTGGGGAGGCAGATTAGGGTGACTGGCCATGGGAGCAGGAGACCAGGGAGGAGCAGCGTTTTCCACGGCACCCTCTTCCCGAGGTCCCAGCTGACACAGCTTCGGATCAGGAATCTAACTCTACCATTGACAGAGTCACCTGGATGGGTCACCTGGATGGGTCACTGGGCCTCAGTTGTGTCCTTACCTGTAAAGTGGAAAAGCTGATGATGAGCATTGCCACTTCACAGGGTGGCTGTGAGGGTCAGATGAATTAATGGGAACAAAAGTGCTTGGTAAACTGGAAGATATCCCATGGGTGAGAGTCAGCGGTGCCACTGCCTAGCCCATCTCCACTTCCCACAGCCACAACCAGCTGCCCCTGGCCCCCATATCAGTAGCCTGTTGCCTCCACAGGGCTGTTCTGCTGTGGCCCTGCCTCTGTGAAGGCCATCAGGGAAGGGGATGTCCACCTGGCCTATGACACCCCTTTTGTGTATGCCGAGGTGAACGCCGATGAAGTCATTTGGCTGCTCGGGGATGGCCAGGCCCAGGAAATCCTGGCCCACAACACCAGTTCCATCGGGAAGGAGATCAGCACCAAGATGGTGGGGTCAGACCAGCGCCAGAGCATCACCAGCTCCTACAAGTACCCAGAAGGTGCTGGGCTGGGTATTTGGGGAGAGGGCCGATTTAAGCTTCTTTGTGATGCTCCCTAGCTGGAATGGCTCCAAGTTGAAACCGTCACCATCTAATCACCTCTTCCTCATGGCAAACTCCTAGGGGTCCTTCTTGGATCCCAGGCATGTGGCCCTAGGGTAGGGTTACtagcaaatgaaaatacaggatgcccagttaaatttgaattccaGGTAGATCcagataaacaaatattttatttgtgtaacATATGTCCCAAATGTTGTATGAGACATACTTATTCTAAAAAGTATTaactgtttatctgaaattcacacTGGgtatgatttttaatatataagtatGTTCCAAAAAGTGCATGGAACGTActatactaaaaatcatttgttgtttatctgGAATTCAAATGTGGTTGGATGTCCTGTATTTTAACTCCACCCAGAGTGGCACCACCGTCTCCCTATGTCCATGGCAAGGGGAGCAGTGGAGTCGGGGGGATGGGCCCCTGGGCCTGTGGACGGGGTGGACACCCCCACAGAGGGCGCGTGTGTGGAGTCAGGCTGCCTGAGTACTGAACAGGGCTCTGCCGTGCCTTGTGTAAGACTGGACACAGTTTACCACccctgtgcctccatttcctcatctgtaaaacgggatAACAGTCCCTCAGACGGATGTTGAGAGGGTTAAATGAGTGTCCACAGAAAGCACTGGGAACAGTGCCTCTGGAATGCAGCAACTGCTCCAGAAAAGTCCACAGGTGGAGGTAAGTTTGGGTTAAGCTGTTGGAGGCTGCACAAATGTTTCATTAGGCATAACTGAAGCCTGTCAGTAACAATCTGAACCTGTGATCAGTTAAGCAGCTGACCAGTCAttacctcctcctccttgctGTTGCTACCCAAATAAATATGAAGGGCGGTAGATGCTCAGtggctgcctttgctcactagaagcagggagcccttttcttcttttcttcttctcttctctccttctttccttctcttttcttcttccccatgCTAGCCTTTccttaaaacagtttcttttgttttttaccatTTCTACGTTCATCCCTTCAGTCTTGTAATGACGGTCTCAAGTAGTAACAGTAGTAACTGTGGTAATGACAGTCTCAAGTAGTAACAGTAGTAACTGTGGTAATGACAGTCTCAAGTAGTAACAGTAGTAACTGTGGTAATGACAGTCTCAAGTAGTAACAATAGTAACTGTGGTAATGACAGTCTCAAGTAGTAGCAGTGGCAGTCAGCCACATTAAGCCTCCATGTTGAGTAGCCCCCATGGACAAGAGAtgaagctgttttgttttttttttagatggagttttgctcttgttgcccaggctgaagtgcaatggcacgatcttggctcactgcaacctccacttcctgggttcaagcgattctcctgcctcaccctcctgaatagctgggattacaggcacccgtcaccatgcccagctaatttttgtattttaatagagacgaggtttcactatgttggccaggctggtctcaaactcctgacctcaggcaatccacccatctcagcctcccaaattgctgggattacaggcgtgagccactgagcctggccgaAGCTCTTTTTTATAAGTTTCGAGCATATATTTTAGCTGGAGGGATGCTGGTTGGGGAGAGAAGCCTCTGGCTTCATGACGATGATGATAGTGATGCTGGTGGCCATAGTGATGGCAGAAAACAGTGCTGAGTGCTTGCAGCCAGCAACTCACTTAGCCCGACGTTTTTTGGATTCCTTATACGGAAAACAGATATCATCCCCAGGATACAGATGACAGAACAGAACACTGAGAGATTAAAGGAgggtggcagagcaaggatttgaacccagcaaGCAGCATCTGAGCCGCGCCGCCTCCCTGTGCTGCTATTCCCGTGCCTTGTTGCTCCAGGAAAGTCACTGGtcctctccacccctccccatgcatgtctctcctgcctctcccttctGCAGGATCCCCTGAGGAGAGAGCTGTCTTCATGAAGGCTTCTCGGAAAATGCTGGGCCCCCAAAGAGCTTCTTTACCCTTCCTGTATCTCCTGGAGTCTGGGGGTCTCAGGGATCAGCCAGCGCAGCTGCAGCTTCACCTGGCCAGGATACCCGAGTGGGGCCAGGACCTGCAGCTGCTGCTGCGTATCCGGAGGGTGCCAGACAGCACCCACCCTCAGGGGCCCATCGGACTGGTGGTGCGCTTCTGTGCACAGGCCCTGCTGCATGGGGGTGGCACCCAGAAGCCCCTCTGGAGGCACACGCTGCGGTTGAACCTGGACTTCGGGAAGGGTGAGTGTGAGGCAGGCCTGAGAAGGTACCTACAGGGAGGGGAGCTGTGGGGCCATGAACACAGTGGGGCGGGCCCAGCCAGATCACACAGAGACCCCTTCCTCCGACACACACACATTCCGGGCAGTGAAGCTGCCAGCTGCTGCACCTCTGATGCCACCCCACCAGGCGAGATGGAGCAGTGAGCCCTGGggacagtgtgtgtgtggtgggacactgtctgtctgtctctcacaAACACTTTTACCTCTCACatgaaaattctaatttttcctcTCTCACATCTACATGTTCCCCCTCTCTCTGGTCCATGTCCTGGACTCAAGTTGTCTTTTGTATGTGCTTAGAGACACAGTGGCCGCTCCTCCTGCCCTACAGCAATTACAGAAACAAGCTAACAGACGAAAAGCTCATCCGCGTGTGTGGCATCGCCGAGGTTGAAGAGACAGGGAGGTCCATGCTGGTCCTAAAAGAGATCTCTCTGGAGCCTCCCCACTTGTCTATTGAGGTAGTGGCTGGACACGGGTGGCAGCTCTGAGGCTCTCTGACTCACCCAATCCAGGGGCTGGGGTGCAGCAGCCAACAAGACACTGTTCCCACCTCACACCACACCGATGGCTCCAGCACAGTATGGTGTGGTCTAGTGCTCTGTACCAGCATGGGGTTGGGGGGGCATGAAGGCTTCTCAAAGGAGGTACTATTTTTTCAGAGGATGCATAGGAAACTGTATAGAGAAATGAGATGGCTGTGAAGGCATTTTAAGTAAGGAAATCATTTTGCAAAGGCAGAGACGGGAAAGGCAGTGACTAGGAGATGAAGTAGAGAAGACAGATTTAGAGACTCCACAAAGTCAAATTCAAACGATGACCACcggctaagcatggtggctcatgcctgtaatcccagcgctttgggaggccaagccgggaggatcacctgagcccaggagttcaagaccagtctgggcaacatagcgagaccttgtctctacttaaaagtttttcaaaagttagctggtgtggtggtgcatgcctctagtcccagatactcaggaggctgaggtgggagtccAGGGAaatcaagcctgcagtgagctgagatcatgccgctgcactccagcctggacaacagagtgagagcttggcttatctcaacaaaacaaaacaaaaggtgaGTATGGACAAGATTGacaaagagggaaacaaatgaaaagtgaACTTCAGATTTTGAGTTCAGATGCCTGAGTGGCCAGTGACGCCGTTATACAAAGAAGGAATTTCAGGCGAAGGAAGGCTGAATGGAAGAGGGCAGGTCAGTTCCCCATCTCCTGCTACCATGGTTTTCCTTCCTGAAAGCCTCGTTTCCCCACCTGCCCCTCCCACTCGGAAAGACTTGCCCACTGCCTAGCCCAAACCTGGAGGCTTCTCCAACAGCCTGCCCCTCCCCATCCCAATAGAGCACTGGGCAGCTCCAGACCATAAATCAGCTGGCCTACCCCAGGGTTTTCACCCAGGCACACTGTCAGGCTGTCGGGCCAGCTGACACCAGGCAGCCTCTGTGCTGGGGCAAACAGTGGGCAGGACTGCAAGTGCAGACATAAGCCTGGGGCTGCGGCCAGGGCCCTGCCGTGTACCTGAAGCAAACATGACAAATGCCAAGTAGGTTGCTAATTGGCCCCCATCAGTAAGGGACCCGCAGATGATTCCACAGTTATTTTAACCTGTTCTACTTTGAAACCCTCATGAGGGTATAAGGGACTTGGTATTTTTGTCTGGACCCCAGGTGAGTCAGGTGTGTTCTTCCTTTTCCCTGAGTCTCTGGCCCAGCCAGAACAAGCCCCTAGTAAGATCTGGGTGGTCAGAGCTCATTTCAGTTCAACACGTGCTTACTGATGTCCATCATCTGCttggcactgttctaggcacaggGGCTCCAGAAACGAGTAGGAAGGATGCCTGCCTCCCACTTACAGGCCACGGCTGTGCTGCCCTGTGATACAGCACTGAGCACACCTGGAAAAACTTGAGTCCATGCCTTGCTGATGTTTATGAAGACACAGCAGCGTGGGGAAAGATCCTGGGCTGGGGTCTGGGACACCCGGGTcaggtcctggctctgccattaacACATCATGTGGCCTTGGCCTCATTGTTTCCTCGGTGATGAGCATAAGGGCAGGATGACATCACTGATGGCACATGGGTGGCACACATGACACCACTTCCTTATCCCACACCTGTGTTAGATATGAATCAATTGTGATCCTTTGTCCTCAGGATCCTTTTAACACAGCCTTCC
This window of the Nomascus leucogenys isolate Asia chromosome 6, Asia_NLE_v1, whole genome shotgun sequence genome carries:
- the TGM7 gene encoding protein-glutamine gamma-glutamyltransferase Z → MDQVATLQLESVDLQSSRNNKEHHTQEMGVKRLAVRRGQPFYIGLSFSRPFQSQSDHITFVAETGPKPSELLGTRATFFLTRVRPGNVWGASDFTIDSNSLQVSLVTPANAVIGHYTLKIEISQGQGHSVTYPLGTFILLFNPWSPEDDVYLPSEILLQEYIMRDYGFVYKGHEKFITSWPWNYGQFEEDIIDICFEILNKSLYYLKNPAKDCSQRNDVVYVCRVVSAMINSNDDNGVLQGNWGEDYSNGVSPLEWNGSVAILRQWSASGGQPVKYGQCWVFASVMCTVMRCLGVPTRVVSNFRSAHNVDRNLTIDTYYDRNAEMLSTQKRDKIWNFHVWNECWMIRKDLPPGYNGWQVLDPTPQQTSSGLFCCGPASVKAIREGDVHLAYDTPFVYAEVNADEVIWLLGDGQAQEILAHNTSSIGKEISTKMVGSDQRQSITSSYKYPEGSPEERAVFMKASRKMLGPQRASLPFLYLLESGGLRDQPAQLQLHLARIPEWGQDLQLLLRIRRVPDSTHPQGPIGLVVRFCAQALLHGGGTQKPLWRHTLRLNLDFGKETQWPLLLPYSNYRNKLTDEKLIRVCGIAEVEETGRSMLVLKEISLEPPHLSIEVSERAEVGKALRVHITLTNTLMVALSSCTMVLEGSGLVNGQIVKDLGTLVAGHTLQIQLDLYPTKAGPRQLQVLISSNEVKEIKGYKDVFVTVAGAP